In Nocardia sp. NBC_00403, one DNA window encodes the following:
- a CDS encoding MerR family transcriptional regulator has translation MLLDIGEVAERAGLAPSALRFYEKRGLIASHGRNGLRRTFSPDVLERLSLVTCARAAGFTIAQIARFLVATPSDAELRTQMAEKARQLDEDIAVLSRMRNGLRHAATCSYHPLVECPDFKRSFADSGRG, from the coding sequence ATGTTGCTCGATATTGGCGAAGTGGCGGAACGAGCGGGGTTGGCGCCCTCCGCGCTCCGCTTCTACGAGAAGCGGGGCCTAATTGCCTCGCATGGGCGTAATGGCTTGCGCCGCACCTTCAGTCCTGATGTGCTCGAACGCCTATCGCTGGTAACGTGCGCACGTGCTGCGGGGTTCACGATCGCGCAGATCGCGCGATTCTTGGTGGCTACACCCAGCGATGCCGAACTGCGCACACAGATGGCCGAGAAGGCTCGTCAACTCGATGAGGACATCGCCGTTCTCAGTCGCATGCGAAACGGACTCCGCCACGCCGCGACTTGCTCATATCACCCGCTGGTCGAATGCCCCGATTTCAAACGTTCGTTCGCTGACTCCGGTCGCGGGTAG
- a CDS encoding MaoC family dehydratase, translating to MRVFATFDDLRSAVGTEIGVSDWITVDQERIDRFAAATGDHQWIHVDPARATHGPYGGAIAHGFLTLALLAPMTQQVMRVSCARMAVNYGLGKVRFITPVPVGGRLRGSVILTSVTDIAGGVQAERTVVISLEGGQRPACVVESLVRYLA from the coding sequence ATGAGGGTATTCGCCACATTCGATGACTTACGCTCCGCAGTCGGTACAGAGATCGGTGTCAGCGACTGGATCACGGTAGACCAAGAGCGCATCGACCGATTCGCCGCTGCGACTGGGGACCATCAGTGGATTCATGTGGACCCGGCTCGCGCAACGCATGGCCCGTACGGTGGCGCCATTGCACATGGGTTCCTGACTCTTGCTCTGCTCGCCCCGATGACCCAGCAGGTCATGCGAGTGAGCTGTGCCCGGATGGCTGTCAACTACGGACTCGGTAAGGTCCGATTCATCACTCCGGTACCGGTAGGTGGTCGGCTTCGCGGGTCTGTCATCCTCACCTCGGTAACCGATATTGCCGGTGGTGTTCAGGCCGAACGCACCGTTGTCATCTCCCTCGAAGGTGGGCAGCGGCCCGCATGCGTAGTGGAGAGTCTGGTGCGCTACTTGGCCTGA
- a CDS encoding glycerate kinase → MLDDMLVMHDGPRRVVIAPDKFKGSLTAPEVAAALATGIARMIPEAEIRQVPVADGGDGTVETFLSAGWEGVPAQALGATGATIDTVYAVRGETAVIELAAVVGLAKLPVEQLDPLGASTFGLGMVIRHALDRGARELVLGLGGSASTDGGAGMLRALGVRLLDAEGAELPNGGAALAQVVQVDASGLHPRLAEASVTLASDVDNPLLGPNGATAVYAPQKGANPSECAILESALANWARLLGPDFALEPGAGAAGGTGFGAMALLRAQVRSGIEVVLELIDFEALLDGADLVITGEGSLDAQSLHGKAPIGVCAVARKTGTPVIAVAGQSVLSAHQIKAAGFADCYSLADLEPDVTRSIAHAAPLLARVGERIAAGNLRK, encoded by the coding sequence ATGCTGGACGATATGTTGGTGATGCACGATGGCCCGCGCCGAGTGGTGATTGCCCCGGACAAGTTCAAGGGTTCGCTGACCGCGCCCGAGGTGGCAGCGGCGCTGGCGACCGGGATTGCACGGATGATCCCGGAGGCCGAGATTCGGCAGGTGCCGGTGGCGGATGGTGGAGACGGAACCGTCGAAACATTTCTTTCGGCGGGCTGGGAAGGTGTTCCGGCGCAGGCCCTCGGGGCGACCGGTGCAACCATTGACACGGTGTACGCCGTCCGCGGTGAGACTGCGGTGATCGAGCTGGCCGCAGTAGTCGGGCTGGCGAAACTCCCTGTCGAACAGCTGGACCCGCTCGGCGCGAGCACATTCGGGCTGGGCATGGTTATTCGGCATGCGCTGGATCGGGGTGCGCGGGAGTTGGTGCTGGGGTTGGGTGGAAGTGCCTCGACCGATGGTGGTGCCGGTATGCTGCGAGCCCTCGGTGTCCGGCTGCTCGATGCAGAAGGGGCGGAATTACCCAATGGCGGAGCGGCTCTCGCGCAGGTAGTGCAAGTTGATGCCAGCGGGCTTCATCCCCGACTGGCCGAGGCATCGGTCACTCTTGCCAGCGACGTGGACAATCCACTGCTTGGGCCGAACGGCGCCACGGCCGTTTACGCACCACAGAAGGGCGCCAATCCATCGGAATGCGCAATCTTGGAATCCGCTCTGGCGAACTGGGCTCGGCTGCTCGGACCGGACTTCGCACTCGAGCCGGGCGCCGGCGCCGCGGGCGGGACTGGCTTCGGTGCCATGGCGCTCCTTCGCGCCCAGGTACGCTCCGGCATCGAGGTTGTGCTCGAACTGATCGACTTCGAGGCCCTCCTTGATGGCGCGGATCTCGTAATCACCGGTGAGGGTTCGTTGGATGCCCAGAGTCTTCACGGCAAGGCCCCGATCGGGGTTTGCGCTGTGGCTCGCAAGACCGGTACCCCGGTGATTGCCGTTGCCGGCCAGTCAGTTCTCAGCGCGCATCAGATAAAAGCGGCCGGGTTCGCTGATTGCTATAGCCTTGCTGATCTGGAGCCCGACGTGACGCGTTCGATCGCGCATGCTGCGCCGTTGTTGGCTCGTGTCGGTGAACGGATCGCGGCCGGGAATCTACGAAAGTAA
- a CDS encoding alpha/beta hydrolase yields MTATEEDPISLHPQVQAYLDRLAGFNFGELHTFTPEQAREGLRRQIPLLGEPEPVAQINNRTIPGPIGPIPIRIYTPSGDAPFPVLVFFHGGGFMLGNLDTHDGLSRSLANGAECIVVSVDYPLSPEHKFPAAPEACFAATKWVADNAASFGGDADRIAVGGDSAGGNLATVVAQMARDNGGPALTFQLLIYPDVDFRRTNFTIREYAGKYGNVSRDTQHWFMDNYLNNEEEKLDPRVSPLLAPDLSGLPAALIVTAQADALRDEGEQYGHRLEAAGVPATVSRYTGMIHEFVRHPFDDSKQARIDAAAALEKAFTQ; encoded by the coding sequence ATGACCGCTACAGAAGAAGACCCGATCTCCTTGCATCCCCAGGTCCAGGCCTACCTGGATCGGCTTGCCGGCTTCAATTTCGGCGAGCTGCACACCTTCACACCCGAGCAGGCTCGCGAAGGTCTGCGCAGGCAGATCCCCCTTTTGGGTGAGCCGGAGCCGGTTGCCCAGATCAATAACCGCACCATTCCTGGACCAATCGGCCCAATCCCGATCCGGATCTACACCCCGAGCGGTGACGCCCCTTTCCCCGTCTTGGTGTTCTTCCACGGTGGCGGCTTCATGCTGGGCAATCTCGACACCCACGACGGCCTGTCCCGCAGCCTGGCAAACGGAGCCGAATGCATCGTGGTGTCCGTCGACTACCCCTTGTCCCCGGAGCACAAGTTTCCGGCAGCGCCCGAGGCCTGCTTCGCCGCGACCAAGTGGGTTGCAGACAATGCCGCAAGCTTCGGCGGAGATGCTGACCGAATCGCGGTCGGCGGCGACAGCGCAGGTGGCAACCTGGCAACAGTCGTCGCGCAGATGGCACGCGACAACGGCGGGCCAGCTTTGACCTTCCAGCTCCTGATCTACCCCGACGTCGATTTCCGTAGAACGAATTTCACCATCCGCGAGTACGCCGGGAAGTACGGCAACGTCAGCCGGGACACTCAGCACTGGTTCATGGACAACTACCTCAACAACGAAGAAGAGAAGCTCGACCCGCGGGTCTCTCCCCTGCTTGCTCCCGACCTGTCCGGGCTGCCGGCAGCACTCATCGTTACCGCTCAAGCCGACGCGCTGCGGGACGAGGGCGAGCAGTACGGCCACAGGCTCGAAGCGGCCGGCGTGCCAGCGACCGTCAGCCGATACACCGGCATGATCCACGAGTTCGTCCGGCACCCCTTCGACGACAGCAAACAAGCCCGAATCGATGCTGCGGCAGCGCTCGAGAAGGCATTCACACAATGA
- a CDS encoding class II aldolase/adducin family protein — protein MTVADVEGDDVQLLDLPALNESSESVAALRLHRKQQLAVAFRIFARYGFDEGIAGHATVRDPEFPDRFWVNPYGLHFSRMRASDLLLLDEKGHVVEGGRRTNKAAFWIHSSIHRARADVVAVVHAHTIHGRAFAAMDKLLDPIVQESCAFYGDHVLFDEYKGLVLEKEEAQRIAEKLSDRRAAILRHHGLLTVGRTVEEAAWWFIAMDRACQMQLLADAAGSPRVMTAEEASLAHRQFGSANMAKHSFKVLSDLVVEQEPDVLD, from the coding sequence ATGACTGTCGCCGACGTCGAAGGGGACGATGTCCAACTGCTGGACCTTCCCGCATTGAATGAATCGAGCGAGTCTGTCGCCGCCTTGCGTCTGCATCGCAAGCAGCAACTCGCCGTTGCCTTTCGTATCTTCGCTCGCTACGGATTCGACGAGGGGATAGCAGGGCACGCAACGGTAAGGGATCCCGAGTTCCCCGACCGCTTCTGGGTAAATCCATACGGGTTGCACTTCTCACGTATGCGAGCCAGTGATCTTCTGCTCCTCGACGAAAAAGGTCATGTGGTCGAAGGTGGACGGCGAACCAATAAAGCGGCTTTCTGGATCCACTCATCGATCCACCGGGCTCGCGCTGATGTTGTGGCGGTCGTCCACGCTCACACGATTCACGGGCGTGCGTTCGCAGCGATGGACAAGCTGCTGGATCCGATCGTCCAGGAATCATGTGCCTTCTATGGCGACCACGTTCTTTTCGATGAGTACAAGGGCTTGGTGCTGGAGAAGGAGGAGGCACAGCGGATCGCGGAGAAGCTGAGTGATCGCCGTGCCGCGATACTGCGACACCACGGCCTGCTTACGGTAGGGCGCACAGTGGAAGAAGCGGCATGGTGGTTCATCGCGATGGACCGCGCCTGCCAAATGCAGTTGTTGGCCGATGCTGCTGGAAGCCCGCGCGTGATGACGGCGGAAGAAGCCAGCCTTGCGCACCGGCAATTCGGAAGCGCCAATATGGCGAAGCACAGCTTCAAGGTACTCAGCGATCTCGTCGTCGAGCAGGAGCCTGACGTGTTGGATTGA
- a CDS encoding 2-hydroxyacid dehydrogenase has protein sequence MSVTVLVPDENGRRVLSQLAGVRALRFDPGEPLPDGAGDAEVLVPRFLARTAEMIDLMHDLPNLRLVQLLTAGAEDWIGRLPDGVMLSNGRGAHGGSVAEWVLGVLLTIYWDLTDFVDAQRDRRWAHHRTDGLQGKRILVIGAGDLGRTLQQRLEVFDTTVTLVGTVARGHVRGVAELPELLGECDVVVLMVPVTAETVGMVDAKFLARMTDGAVLVNAARGPVVDTEALLAELSSGRLCAALDVTDPEPLPSDHPLWTAPGLLLTPHIGGSSRGNFDRAYAIAAEEITRYVAGERPKNLVLGQY, from the coding sequence ATGTCGGTGACTGTTCTGGTTCCAGATGAGAACGGGCGGCGCGTACTCTCGCAGCTCGCCGGAGTGCGGGCGCTGCGTTTCGACCCCGGGGAACCGCTGCCGGACGGCGCTGGCGACGCTGAGGTGCTCGTGCCGCGGTTCCTGGCTCGCACTGCCGAGATGATCGATTTGATGCATGACTTACCGAATCTGCGACTGGTGCAACTACTTACTGCCGGTGCCGAGGATTGGATCGGTCGGCTGCCGGATGGCGTGATGTTGTCCAACGGCAGAGGAGCACACGGCGGCAGCGTTGCTGAGTGGGTCTTGGGCGTACTGCTGACGATCTATTGGGACTTGACGGATTTTGTCGATGCGCAACGCGATCGCCGCTGGGCGCATCATCGGACGGACGGTTTGCAAGGAAAGCGGATTCTCGTCATAGGTGCAGGTGACTTGGGGAGGACTCTGCAGCAACGGCTGGAGGTGTTCGACACCACAGTCACACTTGTCGGCACAGTCGCCCGGGGCCACGTGCGTGGTGTAGCCGAGTTGCCTGAGTTACTCGGCGAATGCGACGTCGTGGTTTTGATGGTGCCCGTAACCGCAGAAACCGTGGGCATGGTGGATGCGAAGTTTCTCGCCCGGATGACCGACGGCGCGGTTCTGGTGAACGCTGCACGAGGGCCTGTGGTCGATACCGAAGCGTTGCTGGCCGAGCTGAGCTCTGGCCGGTTGTGCGCCGCGCTGGACGTGACCGACCCGGAGCCATTGCCATCGGATCACCCGCTCTGGACGGCGCCAGGTCTGTTACTGACACCGCACATCGGAGGCAGCAGCCGAGGCAACTTCGATCGCGCCTATGCGATCGCGGCCGAGGAGATCACTCGATACGTGGCAGGGGAGAGGCCCAAGAACCTTGTGCTCGGCCAGTATTGA
- a CDS encoding helix-turn-helix domain-containing protein, producing the protein MEDSADIDSWVSRRLAKFRSDRHITLAQLADQTGISAAHLSRLEGGTRQPSIASLLQIAQAYGVSLSHLVEGPDDKEYHLVRAGAAMEHQGEEGLYAVLSGPDAAIAVVQFELPGGNRTTPATHSGEEWLHIVAGEIQLDLADKAIALQVGDSIHFDSARTHKLINTGRRSATVLIASTAAAVPVHHPVPAHRPSS; encoded by the coding sequence ATGGAAGATAGCGCCGACATCGACAGCTGGGTTAGCCGCCGTCTGGCTAAATTTCGGAGCGACCGCCATATCACGCTCGCTCAGCTCGCTGATCAAACCGGCATTTCCGCGGCACACCTGTCCCGTTTGGAGGGCGGAACGCGGCAGCCCTCCATCGCCAGTTTGCTTCAAATTGCCCAGGCGTACGGGGTTTCTCTGAGCCACCTTGTCGAAGGGCCTGACGACAAGGAGTATCACCTGGTCCGGGCCGGGGCTGCGATGGAACATCAAGGGGAGGAAGGACTCTACGCGGTACTCAGCGGTCCCGATGCCGCCATCGCGGTCGTCCAGTTCGAGCTTCCAGGCGGCAATCGGACGACGCCCGCGACACATAGCGGCGAGGAATGGCTCCACATCGTGGCGGGCGAGATTCAACTCGACCTGGCCGACAAGGCTATCGCTTTGCAGGTCGGCGACTCCATACATTTCGACTCGGCTCGTACCCATAAACTGATCAATACCGGCCGCAGAAGCGCCACCGTGCTGATCGCGTCGACAGCGGCAGCGGTGCCTGTACACCACCCTGTCCCTGCGCACCGTCCGAGCAGTTAG
- a CDS encoding alpha/beta fold hydrolase: MNNVATSTGMASVNGAEIYYELRGEGPPVLCISGGFGDGGAWETVATMLADSHTVISYDRRGHSRSPRPEGWTTTSMDEQAADAAGLIESLGLGPVVVYANSLGGAIGLTLVLRRPELVRLAILHEPFLASLLPDPTQANAPLREAAGPYVADGDLRGAAHAVLRLLNGEEGYSKLSDAQVERMLGNAETLLGIDLRGLATLNVDIVEPTVPLTIAHGTESSEFLVVGARRLAEVLEKDLVTLPGAHVPQVTHPLAVAEIIRQVVRAAK, translated from the coding sequence ATGAACAACGTAGCTACCTCGACTGGCATGGCGTCCGTCAACGGCGCCGAGATCTACTACGAGCTGCGCGGTGAGGGACCGCCCGTTCTCTGCATCTCCGGTGGATTCGGAGATGGGGGTGCATGGGAGACCGTCGCCACCATGCTCGCCGATAGTCACACGGTCATCAGCTATGACCGCCGCGGCCATTCGCGGAGTCCTCGCCCGGAAGGATGGACGACGACTTCTATGGATGAGCAGGCGGCAGATGCCGCGGGCTTGATCGAGTCGTTGGGGCTCGGGCCGGTGGTGGTGTACGCCAACAGCCTGGGGGGTGCCATCGGATTGACTTTGGTGCTGCGCCGTCCCGAGCTGGTCCGGCTCGCGATCCTTCACGAACCGTTCCTGGCGTCGCTGCTCCCGGACCCGACCCAGGCAAACGCCCCATTGCGCGAGGCGGCGGGACCCTACGTCGCTGATGGAGACTTACGCGGTGCTGCGCACGCAGTGCTGCGGCTGCTGAATGGGGAGGAGGGCTACAGCAAGCTCTCTGACGCACAGGTCGAACGCATGCTGGGTAATGCTGAAACTCTCTTGGGAATCGACCTTCGGGGCTTGGCGACGCTGAACGTGGATATCGTCGAGCCGACCGTCCCCCTGACCATTGCACACGGAACCGAATCGTCGGAATTCCTTGTGGTTGGCGCCCGGCGACTTGCAGAAGTACTCGAAAAGGATCTCGTGACCCTCCCTGGTGCTCACGTCCCACAGGTCACCCACCCGTTGGCTGTCGCAGAGATCATTCGCCAGGTCGTTCGCGCGGCAAAGTAG